Proteins encoded together in one Calditrichota bacterium window:
- a CDS encoding T9SS type A sorting domain-containing protein has protein sequence MKTTGIFLCLMFLWTTSGHSQYLAVRGSVPLTPRTDVAISGTSAFACGANSLSIVSFFNPSSPAVTGQVAPGVGDLLAVAVNDGYAYCAGNVSGIVVIDVSDLSDPTWVRNVQAAAPVLHVSVSDTFLAVSTSLNVTLYGLRNPEQPHFLATFGRPANRVAIDAGTRKIHCAGTTGAFLLGWTVNQGVVTLSSADEFGSTAFTHVALGNSYANYIQNLQFSALNKTTYSLAGQYGAVAQITALASGSNFSVIGLATSGVEYLRQTNATPVFSSSVQTPGGVAGLAISSNEQLMVAATSAGVTIIANSPLASDPVAPLPEAFTLSAFPNPFNSRTTLSWTGSLHGGAELSVTDILGREVMRSAVPAGTNTRQLDFSGLGAGSYFVNFETPQTRSEPLRVIYLP, from the coding sequence ATGAAAACGACCGGAATATTCCTGTGCCTGATGTTCCTTTGGACCACCAGTGGCCATAGCCAGTACTTGGCAGTGCGCGGCAGTGTTCCGCTTACGCCTCGTACCGATGTGGCGATTTCCGGGACAAGTGCCTTTGCCTGTGGCGCAAACTCCCTGAGTATTGTGTCGTTTTTTAATCCGTCTTCTCCGGCCGTGACCGGTCAGGTTGCCCCGGGCGTGGGAGATCTTTTGGCCGTTGCCGTGAATGACGGCTATGCCTATTGCGCGGGCAACGTGAGCGGCATTGTGGTGATCGACGTCAGTGATTTGTCCGATCCGACATGGGTACGCAACGTACAGGCCGCCGCACCGGTCTTGCACGTTTCCGTCAGTGACACGTTTTTGGCGGTTTCGACGTCACTCAATGTGACGCTGTACGGGTTGAGGAATCCGGAGCAGCCGCATTTCTTGGCGACATTTGGCCGTCCGGCCAATCGCGTGGCAATCGACGCCGGCACACGCAAGATTCACTGTGCAGGCACGACCGGAGCTTTTCTATTGGGCTGGACAGTGAATCAAGGTGTCGTGACCTTGAGCAGTGCCGATGAGTTCGGTTCGACTGCTTTTACTCACGTTGCTCTGGGAAACTCGTACGCCAACTATATTCAGAACCTCCAGTTCAGCGCGCTGAACAAGACCACTTATTCGCTCGCCGGGCAATATGGAGCCGTGGCCCAAATCACCGCGCTGGCTTCGGGATCGAATTTCTCGGTCATTGGGCTGGCAACCAGCGGTGTCGAGTACCTCCGGCAAACGAATGCAACTCCGGTATTTTCATCGTCCGTGCAAACTCCCGGCGGGGTTGCAGGCTTGGCCATATCTTCGAACGAACAGCTAATGGTCGCGGCAACTTCTGCGGGCGTCACCATAATCGCAAATTCGCCGCTTGCATCGGACCCTGTGGCACCGCTGCCTGAAGCGTTCACTTTGTCTGCTTTTCCCAATCCGTTTAACAGCCGAACGACCCTTTCTTGGACGGGTTCATTGCACGGTGGTGCTGAGCTTTCCGTTACCGACATACTTGGTCGCGAGGTCATGCGGTCGGCGGTGCCCGCAGGCACCAACACGCGGCAATTGGATTTTAGCGGTTTGGGGGCGGGAAGCTATTTCGTGAACTTTGAGACGCCACAAACACGCTCTGAACCATTGCGTGTGATCTACCTCCCCTAA